One genomic window of Streptomyces sp. WP-1 includes the following:
- a CDS encoding geranyl diphosphate 2-C-methyltransferase, whose product MTTETTPGLSATIPAPATPYQEDIARYWNNEARPVNLRLGDVDGLYHHHYGIGAVDRAALGDPEHREYEKRLIAELHRLESAQAELLLDHLGAVTSEDTLVDAGCGRGGSMVMAHRRFGCRVQGVTLSETQAEFGNGRARDLRIQDHVRSHVCNMLDTPFEKGSVTASWNNESTMYVDLHDLFAEHSRFLKVGGRYVTITGCWNPRYGQPSKWVSRINAHFECNIHSRREYLRAMADNRLVPQAVIDLTPDTLPYWELRATSSLVTGIEEAFIESYRDGSFQYVLIAADRV is encoded by the coding sequence GTGACCACGGAAACGACCCCCGGCCTCTCCGCGACGATCCCGGCCCCGGCGACCCCCTACCAGGAGGACATCGCCCGGTACTGGAACAACGAGGCGAGGCCGGTCAACCTGCGCCTCGGTGACGTGGACGGCCTCTACCACCACCACTACGGCATCGGCGCCGTCGACCGTGCCGCGCTCGGCGACCCGGAGCACCGCGAGTACGAGAAGAGACTCATCGCCGAGCTGCACCGGCTGGAGTCCGCCCAGGCGGAGCTGCTCCTGGACCACCTCGGCGCCGTCACGAGCGAGGACACCCTCGTCGACGCCGGCTGCGGGCGCGGCGGCTCCATGGTGATGGCCCACCGCCGCTTCGGCTGCCGGGTCCAGGGCGTCACCCTGTCCGAGACACAGGCCGAGTTCGGCAACGGGCGCGCCCGGGACCTCCGTATCCAGGACCACGTCCGCTCCCACGTCTGCAACATGCTCGACACCCCCTTCGAGAAGGGCAGTGTCACCGCCTCGTGGAACAACGAGTCCACGATGTACGTCGACCTGCACGACCTGTTCGCCGAGCACTCCCGCTTCCTCAAGGTGGGCGGCCGCTATGTGACGATCACCGGCTGCTGGAACCCGCGCTACGGCCAGCCGTCCAAGTGGGTCTCCCGGATCAACGCCCACTTCGAGTGCAACATCCACTCCCGCCGGGAGTACCTGCGCGCCATGGCCGACAACCGGCTCGTGCCCCAGGCCGTCATCGACCTGACCCCCGACACGCTGCCCTACTGGGAGCTGCGGGCCACCTCCTCGCTGGTCACCGGCATCGAAGAGGCGTTCATCGAGTCCTACCGCGACGGCTCCTTCCAGTACGTCCTGATCGCCGCCGACCGCGTCTGA
- a CDS encoding response regulator transcription factor, with protein MNSAGERVSAARILVVDDEPEVRYAVEDGLAVEGYDVRGAQDGPGALSAVAEWEPDAVVLDVMLPGLDGLAVCRRLRNLGDRTPVLVLTALGSVRERVDGLDAGADDYLVKPFALDELVARVRALLRRSASTGPVAGTELSFADLVVDPVTRTGRRGARTVEFSRTEFSLLELLLRHPGQVLPRSVILDRVWGHDFGPESNSLAVYVGYLRRKLEAGGEPRLVHTVHGVGYRLDLP; from the coding sequence ATGAACAGTGCTGGTGAGCGGGTGTCCGCGGCGAGGATCCTGGTCGTCGACGACGAGCCCGAGGTGCGGTACGCCGTCGAGGACGGCCTCGCGGTGGAGGGCTACGACGTGCGCGGGGCACAGGACGGGCCCGGCGCGCTGTCCGCCGTGGCCGAGTGGGAACCCGACGCCGTGGTCCTCGACGTGATGCTGCCGGGCCTCGACGGGCTCGCGGTCTGCCGGCGGCTGCGGAACCTCGGCGACCGCACCCCGGTCCTGGTCCTCACCGCCCTCGGCTCGGTGCGCGAACGGGTCGACGGCCTCGACGCGGGCGCCGACGACTACCTGGTCAAACCCTTCGCCCTGGACGAACTCGTGGCACGCGTACGGGCCCTGCTGCGCCGCTCCGCGTCCACCGGGCCCGTGGCCGGGACGGAGCTGTCCTTCGCCGATCTCGTCGTCGATCCGGTCACCCGCACCGGTCGGCGCGGCGCACGCACCGTCGAGTTCAGCCGCACCGAGTTCTCCTTGCTGGAACTGCTGCTCCGCCACCCCGGACAGGTGCTGCCGAGAAGCGTGATCCTGGACCGCGTGTGGGGCCACGACTTCGGGCCGGAGTCCAACTCGCTGGCCGTGTACGTCGGTTATCTGCGGCGCAAGCTGGAGGCCGGGGGCGAGCCCCGGCTGGTGCACACCGTGCACGGCGTCGGCTACCGGCTGGACCTGCCGTGA
- a CDS encoding sensor histidine kinase: MRALPWRRAGRTGGRWPRHRLRTRLTLAASAAVAVVVVGVCAAAFLVIRQQLLHQLDLHLTQSARLAAQQYRREPPGVVQGECRYLAAPACTQLVPARAGDDPADPYLLPVTGATRQVAAGTRGPYYSELRLAGHRARMLTTPLRAGRALQVAVRADTVDQGVRQAAALLGAVGAAGVVLAGGLGFWVSRTGLAPVARLTATAERIAATRDARHRIELPPGRAAADDEITRLAAAFNTMLGELEKSVTAQRRLVADASHELRTPLTALRANADLLARSDRLTGAQRERAAGALGRQLREVTVLVNDLIELARDEEPDPLVEDVQLASVVAHAVDAARDHWPDAPFRLRIAHDTETVTVAGVPARLSRLLSSLLDNAAKFSPPGRPVEVTLAREAHGVVLEIRDHGPGIAAEDLPHVFDRFYRARTARALPGSGLGLAMARQIARAHHADLTAGPAPGGGALFRLRIPDSAGPDGLSQVSYPGSPQ; encoded by the coding sequence GTGAGGGCCCTGCCGTGGCGCCGGGCCGGACGGACGGGCGGCCGGTGGCCGCGCCACCGGCTGCGCACCCGGCTGACCCTCGCGGCCTCGGCCGCCGTCGCCGTCGTCGTGGTGGGGGTCTGCGCCGCCGCGTTCCTGGTGATCCGTCAGCAGCTGCTGCACCAGCTGGACCTGCACCTGACCCAGTCCGCGCGGCTGGCCGCCCAGCAGTACCGCCGCGAGCCGCCCGGCGTCGTCCAGGGCGAATGCCGCTACCTCGCCGCCCCGGCCTGCACCCAGCTGGTGCCCGCCCGCGCCGGAGACGACCCGGCGGACCCCTATCTGCTGCCCGTCACCGGCGCCACCCGCCAGGTCGCGGCCGGTACCCGCGGCCCGTACTACAGCGAACTCCGCCTCGCCGGCCACCGCGCCCGGATGCTGACCACTCCACTGCGGGCGGGCCGCGCCCTCCAGGTCGCGGTACGTGCCGACACCGTCGACCAAGGGGTACGGCAGGCCGCCGCACTGCTCGGTGCCGTCGGCGCGGCCGGTGTGGTCCTGGCCGGGGGGCTCGGCTTCTGGGTCTCCCGGACCGGCCTCGCCCCCGTCGCCCGGCTGACCGCGACCGCGGAACGCATCGCCGCCACCCGCGACGCCCGCCACCGCATCGAGCTGCCCCCCGGGCGGGCTGCCGCCGACGACGAGATCACCCGGCTCGCCGCCGCCTTCAACACCATGCTCGGGGAGCTGGAGAAGTCCGTGACCGCGCAGCGCCGACTGGTCGCCGACGCCTCCCACGAACTGCGCACCCCCCTCACCGCGCTGCGCGCCAACGCCGACCTGCTGGCGCGCTCCGACCGGCTGACCGGGGCGCAGCGCGAGCGGGCGGCCGGCGCGCTCGGCCGCCAGCTGCGCGAGGTCACCGTCCTCGTCAACGACCTGATCGAACTGGCCCGCGACGAGGAGCCGGACCCGCTGGTGGAGGACGTCCAGCTGGCGTCGGTCGTCGCCCACGCGGTCGACGCGGCCCGCGACCACTGGCCGGACGCCCCCTTCCGGCTGCGGATCGCTCACGACACGGAGACCGTGACGGTGGCGGGCGTACCGGCAAGGCTGTCCCGGCTGCTGTCGAGCCTGCTCGACAACGCGGCCAAGTTCAGTCCGCCCGGCCGCCCCGTCGAGGTCACCCTGGCCCGCGAGGCGCACGGCGTGGTCCTGGAGATCCGGGACCACGGGCCCGGCATCGCCGCCGAGGACCTGCCCCACGTCTTCGACCGCTTCTACCGGGCCCGCACGGCCCGCGCCCTGCCCGGCTCCGGGCTCGGGCTCGCCATGGCCCGCCAGATCGCCCGCGCGCATCACGCCGACCTCACCGCGGGACCCGCGCCCGGCGGCGGCGCGCTCTTCCGGCTGCGGATACCCGACTCCGCCGGGCCCGACGGCCTCTCACAAGTCTCTTATCCCGGATCACCACAGTGA
- a CDS encoding glycoside hydrolase, whose amino-acid sequence MKARKIRKTRKKAVALSGALAVLGVVGTATAFGDGTGDRQRVEVHGGRVTVPVAGGHATVDTASLAVRAQADDGSGWQLSAPAADGLGPAGKVSVRGNEATWRYPSTGFTVTAAARDGRLAVSVRSARETTLNWPVTGGDPATREMQIPRGEGLSVPVADRWWNSSKAGLAGSEAGLSDGLTMPFWGTSRASGHGSSYIAESDIGSTLTFVSSGGRLRAEARHAFSAREGTGNYKITFALTDGSPVAAARDYRAWLLGHGGITTLRAKIAANPGVGRLVGAFHAYTWGQARTAEGVRRLRDLGIGRMWLGYDADGSPMDAKAVALAERSGYLVGPYDSWANAQDPDSADTPVSKWPSPVWPDACVRDADGKPVTGFGGRGCYVSSEALKRAEPSKHYLAERTREMTANGADSYFLDVDAAGELFTDRSPAHPMTQAQDRRNRLERMARLSGDGKLVLGSESAGSWANKVVSFSHGSGTPVTDGLWALERDRATWGGYAPAGAPGVYFKPVHLPDDIAKAMYDPRYRVPLYQTVLHDSVISTERWELSWSKLPDQSRTRALLAMLYNVPLNLVLDQSELDEHGKQIAALQKYFEPLHKAAATLPMTGFSRLTPDSLVQRTAFGDGALTVTANFSATTHAGLPGGCVDAVIKGGKARRMCPPSL is encoded by the coding sequence ATGAAGGCGAGGAAAATCAGGAAGACCAGGAAGAAGGCCGTCGCGCTGAGCGGCGCCCTCGCGGTGCTCGGCGTGGTCGGCACGGCCACCGCGTTCGGTGACGGCACCGGTGACCGGCAGCGCGTCGAGGTGCACGGGGGCCGGGTGACCGTACCCGTCGCGGGCGGACACGCGACGGTGGACACCGCCTCGCTCGCCGTGCGCGCACAGGCCGACGACGGCAGCGGCTGGCAGCTCTCGGCGCCCGCGGCGGACGGCCTGGGCCCCGCAGGGAAGGTGTCGGTGCGCGGGAACGAGGCCACCTGGCGCTACCCGTCGACGGGCTTCACCGTGACGGCCGCCGCCCGCGACGGACGCCTGGCGGTGTCGGTGCGCTCCGCCCGCGAGACCACGCTGAACTGGCCCGTGACCGGCGGCGACCCGGCCACCCGGGAGATGCAGATACCGCGCGGCGAGGGCCTGTCGGTACCGGTCGCCGACCGGTGGTGGAACTCGTCGAAGGCCGGGCTCGCCGGCAGCGAGGCGGGCCTCTCCGACGGCCTGACCATGCCGTTCTGGGGCACCAGCCGCGCGAGCGGGCACGGTTCGAGCTACATCGCCGAGTCCGACATCGGCAGCACGCTGACGTTCGTCTCCTCCGGCGGCCGTCTGCGCGCCGAGGCACGGCACGCGTTCTCGGCGCGGGAGGGCACCGGGAACTACAAGATCACCTTCGCGCTCACCGACGGCTCGCCGGTGGCCGCCGCCCGCGACTACCGCGCCTGGCTGCTCGGCCACGGCGGCATCACCACCCTGCGCGCGAAGATCGCCGCGAACCCCGGGGTGGGCAGGCTGGTGGGGGCCTTCCACGCCTACACCTGGGGCCAGGCACGCACCGCCGAGGGCGTGCGCCGGCTGCGGGACCTCGGCATCGGCCGGATGTGGCTCGGCTACGACGCCGACGGCTCGCCCATGGACGCCAAGGCCGTCGCCCTCGCCGAACGCTCCGGCTACCTCGTGGGACCGTACGACTCCTGGGCCAACGCCCAGGACCCGGACTCGGCCGACACCCCGGTCTCGAAGTGGCCGTCCCCGGTGTGGCCGGACGCCTGCGTACGGGACGCGGACGGCAAGCCGGTCACCGGCTTCGGCGGGCGCGGCTGCTACGTCAGCTCCGAGGCCCTCAAGCGCGCCGAACCGTCGAAGCACTATCTCGCCGAGCGGACCCGGGAGATGACCGCCAACGGCGCCGACAGCTACTTCCTCGACGTCGACGCGGCCGGCGAGCTGTTCACCGACCGGTCCCCGGCGCACCCGATGACCCAGGCGCAGGACCGCCGGAACCGGCTGGAGCGCATGGCACGGCTGTCCGGCGACGGGAAGCTGGTCCTCGGCTCGGAGAGCGCCGGTTCCTGGGCGAACAAGGTGGTGTCCTTCAGCCACGGTTCCGGCACGCCCGTCACCGACGGACTGTGGGCGCTGGAGCGGGACCGGGCCACCTGGGGCGGTTATGCGCCCGCCGGGGCGCCCGGGGTCTACTTCAAGCCCGTCCACCTGCCGGACGACATCGCCAAGGCGATGTACGACCCGAGGTACCGGGTGCCGCTCTACCAGACCGTGCTGCACGACTCGGTGATCAGCACCGAGCGCTGGGAGCTGTCCTGGTCGAAGCTGCCGGACCAGAGCCGCACCCGCGCGCTGCTGGCGATGCTGTACAACGTGCCGCTCAACCTGGTCCTCGACCAGTCCGAACTGGACGAGCACGGCAAGCAGATCGCCGCGCTGCAAAAGTACTTCGAGCCGCTGCACAAGGCCGCGGCCACGCTGCCGATGACCGGCTTCAGCCGGCTGACGCCGGACAGCCTGGTGCAGCGGACGGCCTTCGGCGACGGCGCCCTGACCGTGACCGCCAACTTCTCCGCCACGACGCACGCCGGCCTGCCCGGCGGCTGCGTCGACGCGGTGATCAAGGGCGGAAAGGCCCGGCGCATGTGTCCGCCGAGCCTGTGA
- a CDS encoding endo alpha-1,4 polygalactosaminidase → MSKHSAVPFFRRTSTVVAGAVGVAAALGAGLTLSDVFADTPAAKAAPKVVLPAANATFDYQIGGAYTPAKGVTAVSRDRSAEPAKGLYNLCYVNAFQAQPDALSWWTKNHPDLVLRDKGKRPVLDQDWDEALLDTSTADKRSRLAEVVGGWIDGCAKSGFQAVEPDNLDSYERSGGRLTKADNSAFAKLLADRAHAAGLAIGQKNTADMLPDRTKIGFDFAVAEECGQYNECGEYAKAYADRVFVIEYKDSGFSRACSGFGSKLGIVRRDLDVSVRGSEDYTFRTC, encoded by the coding sequence GTGTCGAAGCACTCCGCTGTACCTTTCTTCCGCCGCACCAGCACCGTCGTCGCCGGTGCGGTCGGGGTCGCCGCCGCTCTCGGGGCGGGGCTGACGCTGTCCGACGTCTTCGCGGACACCCCGGCCGCGAAGGCGGCACCGAAGGTGGTGCTCCCCGCGGCCAACGCCACGTTCGACTACCAGATCGGCGGCGCGTACACCCCGGCCAAGGGCGTCACCGCCGTGTCGCGCGACCGGTCCGCGGAGCCCGCCAAGGGCCTCTACAACCTGTGCTACGTCAACGCGTTCCAGGCCCAGCCCGACGCGCTGAGCTGGTGGACGAAGAACCACCCCGACCTGGTGCTGCGGGACAAGGGCAAGCGTCCGGTGCTCGACCAGGACTGGGACGAGGCGCTCCTGGACACGTCCACGGCCGACAAGCGCTCCCGTCTCGCCGAGGTCGTCGGCGGCTGGATCGACGGCTGTGCCAAGAGCGGCTTCCAGGCCGTCGAGCCGGACAACCTCGACTCCTACGAGCGTTCCGGCGGACGGCTGACGAAGGCGGACAACTCGGCCTTCGCGAAGCTGCTGGCCGACCGGGCGCACGCCGCCGGTCTCGCCATCGGGCAGAAGAACACGGCCGACATGCTCCCGGACCGCACGAAGATCGGCTTCGACTTCGCCGTCGCCGAGGAGTGCGGGCAGTACAACGAGTGCGGTGAGTACGCCAAGGCGTACGCCGACCGGGTCTTCGTGATCGAGTACAAGGACAGCGGTTTCAGCCGTGCCTGCTCGGGCTTCGGCTCGAAGCTCGGCATCGTCCGGCGCGACCTGGACGTCTCGGTCCGCGGCTCCGAGGACTACACCTTCCGCACCTGCTGA
- a CDS encoding sensor histidine kinase, which produces MTGDHQGQRSAGRPRRAPRRGLLTRLLTGRHGRPATARRAARPSPARRRLGRLQWRLTLAYTLITLAGVGALSWLVIRTDGRSWQSAEYEDMHRRAAVAVSLIYYTDAGIQLDGLYDDEATSAGAQVIVLQAHGDRLRRVFTSRGPGVDVAADAVDRIAHRAMAHDDTESTRARTGEGGSVYLLALPYYQDQSQKTAGAVVVAGDPAKGQAQHRRLAVAVLSGSGLLVLLSAVTGYVLSGRSMRPAWEALDAQERLLADAAHELRTPVAVMRGSVDIADADPGGLHSHLPRLRRAADRMTDVVDNILTRGRLQSTGTFRPVPLRLDQLVEQVCEELPVSRHTVTTSLEASVATADPALVRIAVRNLLANALRHGRTPGDPEDRAEVDVMVRGTAVTVADRGAGVDPDGLPGLLERFRSDGGGTGIGLSLVREVAATHGGQVTVRRRPGGGSAFVLTLGPLQRSAGHRRTPRPS; this is translated from the coding sequence GTGACGGGCGACCACCAGGGACAGCGCTCGGCGGGACGCCCGCGCCGGGCACCGCGGCGCGGGCTCCTGACCCGGCTCCTGACCGGGCGGCACGGCCGGCCCGCCACAGCGCGGCGCGCCGCGCGTCCGTCCCCGGCCCGCCGCCGCCTCGGCCGGCTCCAGTGGCGGCTGACACTGGCGTACACGCTGATCACGCTGGCCGGGGTGGGCGCGCTGTCGTGGCTGGTGATCCGTACCGACGGACGGTCCTGGCAGTCCGCCGAGTACGAGGACATGCACCGGCGGGCGGCGGTGGCCGTGTCGCTGATCTACTACACCGACGCGGGGATCCAGCTGGACGGCCTGTACGACGACGAGGCGACCAGCGCGGGCGCGCAGGTGATCGTGCTCCAGGCGCACGGGGACCGGCTGCGGCGGGTGTTCACCTCGCGCGGCCCCGGCGTGGACGTCGCGGCGGACGCGGTCGACCGGATCGCGCACCGGGCGATGGCCCACGACGACACCGAGAGCACACGGGCCCGTACCGGCGAAGGCGGTTCCGTGTACCTGCTGGCGCTGCCCTACTACCAGGACCAGTCGCAGAAGACGGCCGGCGCGGTGGTGGTGGCCGGTGACCCGGCGAAGGGGCAGGCCCAGCACCGGCGTCTGGCGGTGGCGGTGCTGTCCGGTTCGGGTCTGCTGGTCCTGCTGTCGGCGGTGACCGGATACGTGCTGTCGGGGCGGAGCATGCGGCCCGCGTGGGAGGCGCTGGACGCACAGGAGCGGCTGCTCGCGGACGCGGCGCACGAGCTGCGTACCCCGGTGGCGGTGATGCGAGGCTCGGTGGACATCGCGGACGCCGATCCGGGAGGTCTGCACTCGCATCTGCCGCGGCTGCGGCGGGCCGCGGACCGGATGACGGACGTCGTCGACAACATCCTCACCCGTGGCCGGCTCCAGTCGACGGGCACGTTCCGGCCGGTGCCGCTGCGGCTGGACCAGCTGGTCGAGCAGGTCTGCGAGGAACTGCCGGTCTCCCGGCACACCGTGACGACCTCGCTGGAGGCGTCGGTGGCGACGGCGGATCCGGCACTGGTGCGGATCGCGGTGCGCAATCTGCTGGCCAACGCCCTGCGGCACGGGCGGACTCCGGGGGATCCCGAGGACCGCGCCGAGGTGGACGTCATGGTGCGCGGTACGGCGGTGACGGTGGCGGACCGGGGCGCCGGGGTGGACCCGGACGGACTGCCCGGCCTGCTGGAGCGGTTCCGCTCCGACGGCGGCGGCACCGGCATCGGGCTGTCGCTGGTGCGGGAGGTCGCCGCCACGCACGGCGGGCAGGTGACGGTCCGGCGCAGACCGGGCGGCGGTTCGGCGTTCGTGCTGACGCTGGGGCCGCTCCAGCGGTCGGCCGGGCACCGCCGGACACCGCGTCCCTCATGA
- a CDS encoding response regulator transcription factor, whose product MRVLLVEDEEDLRHVIEAGLRGAGYAVDAVPDWPDADVLLDLAPYGCVVLDRMVPSGDTLDALRERRRRGWTTPVLCLTAMNEVPDRVDGFHAGADDYLAKPFAMVELVLRVGSLVRRAPDRTPVHLRHADVELDEARREVRRAGILLSLTPKEYAVLRQLLLRPEEVVTRSTLIEQCWDEMADPLSNVVDAVVAGLRRKLGPPSPIRTVRGHGFRFTGSADPE is encoded by the coding sequence ATGCGCGTGCTCCTGGTCGAGGACGAAGAAGATCTCCGGCATGTCATCGAGGCCGGGCTGCGGGGCGCCGGATACGCCGTGGACGCCGTCCCCGACTGGCCGGACGCGGACGTCCTGCTCGACCTCGCGCCGTACGGCTGCGTGGTCCTGGACCGCATGGTGCCGTCCGGGGACACCCTGGACGCGCTCCGGGAGCGCAGGCGCCGGGGCTGGACGACGCCGGTGCTGTGCCTGACGGCGATGAACGAGGTCCCGGACCGGGTGGACGGCTTCCACGCCGGGGCGGACGACTACCTGGCGAAGCCGTTCGCGATGGTGGAGCTGGTGCTGCGGGTGGGCAGTCTCGTCCGCCGGGCACCGGACCGGACGCCCGTGCACCTGCGCCACGCCGACGTCGAGCTGGACGAGGCCCGCCGCGAGGTGCGCCGGGCCGGGATCCTGCTGTCCCTGACGCCCAAGGAGTACGCGGTGCTGCGCCAGCTGCTCCTGCGCCCCGAGGAGGTCGTCACCCGCTCGACGCTGATCGAGCAGTGCTGGGACGAGATGGCCGACCCCCTCTCGAACGTGGTGGACGCGGTGGTGGCGGGCCTCCGCCGCAAACTCGGACCGCCCTCGCCGATCCGGACCGTGCGCGGGCACGGGTTCCGGTTCACCGGCAGCGCGGATCCGGAGTGA
- a CDS encoding helix-turn-helix transcriptional regulator, producing MLKIRFTDQDLARTRIAPAADMSSELVLSLHMLATRRSEGSLGQWREQLGRRWRPRSAMLFDLFSTTDLPEFLTVRQDARDTAEATAAGLDRTGRAYVNGLGRLRRLTPFARDLAAGDRRSRVLLGELTAEYQAAAITPYRERIDLLVAAEHRYRARRLAAGGLDEVLSTLRPDIRWERPVLTLPMSPCLTEVDLGGRGLLLQPAVFASGRLVIAGFEAPQEQPVLIYPIPGDRHLLMDDQVSPPPALTALLGRTRAAALCTLAAGGPLSTTELATALGISPATASQHAGILADAGLTTKERRGGTVVHHITLLGEVLMKGDVEGGTAPRPSRRLTALQRPSRAPDARCRPTVRRPDGTRP from the coding sequence GTGCTGAAGATCCGCTTCACCGATCAGGACCTCGCGCGTACCCGGATCGCACCGGCCGCGGACATGTCCTCGGAACTGGTCCTGAGCCTCCACATGCTGGCGACCCGCCGGTCCGAGGGCAGCCTCGGGCAGTGGCGCGAGCAGCTCGGCCGGCGCTGGCGGCCACGCTCGGCGATGCTGTTCGATCTGTTCTCGACGACGGACCTGCCGGAGTTCCTGACCGTACGGCAGGACGCCCGCGACACCGCCGAGGCCACCGCGGCCGGGCTGGACCGGACCGGCCGCGCCTACGTGAACGGGCTGGGCCGGCTGCGCCGGCTGACGCCGTTCGCCAGGGATCTGGCAGCCGGGGACCGCAGATCGCGGGTGCTGCTCGGCGAACTGACGGCGGAGTACCAGGCGGCGGCGATCACCCCCTACCGGGAGCGGATCGACCTGCTGGTGGCGGCCGAACACCGGTACCGGGCACGGCGGTTGGCGGCCGGGGGCCTGGACGAGGTGCTGTCCACGCTGCGCCCGGACATCCGGTGGGAGCGGCCCGTGCTGACCCTGCCGATGTCGCCCTGTCTGACCGAGGTCGACCTGGGCGGGCGCGGCCTGCTGCTCCAGCCGGCCGTCTTCGCGTCCGGGCGGCTGGTGATCGCCGGCTTCGAGGCCCCGCAGGAGCAGCCCGTGCTCATCTATCCGATACCGGGCGACCGGCACCTGCTCATGGACGACCAGGTCAGCCCGCCGCCCGCGCTGACGGCCCTGCTGGGCCGGACCCGGGCCGCCGCGCTCTGCACCCTGGCCGCGGGCGGCCCCCTGAGCACCACCGAACTGGCCACCGCCCTCGGCATCTCCCCGGCCACCGCCAGCCAGCACGCCGGCATCCTGGCCGACGCCGGCCTCACCACCAAGGAGCGGCGGGGCGGGACGGTGGTGCACCACATCACACTGCTGGGCGAGGTGCTGATGAAGGGAGACGTGGAGGGCGGTACGGCGCCCCGACCGAGCAGGCGGCTCACGGCGTTGCAGCGGCCGAGCAGGGCGCCGGACGCGCGGTGCCGACCGACCGTGCGCAGGCCCGACGGCACGCGGCCGTAA
- a CDS encoding peptidoglycan-binding protein: MRMHTWTRRTAALTLGAAAALALTVGSADAAGNLATGSSGPAVACLQRALDDVDGAGLGQDGQFGTLTRNAVVHFQSEHGLSADGVVGPNTGAAVKNAVSQAYYAAHRANDPSQVELGNWTSTCGGQLPG; this comes from the coding sequence ATGCGTATGCACACCTGGACCCGCCGTACCGCCGCCCTCACCCTGGGCGCGGCCGCCGCCCTCGCCCTGACCGTCGGCTCCGCCGACGCCGCCGGCAACCTCGCGACCGGCAGCAGCGGCCCGGCCGTCGCCTGCCTCCAGCGCGCCCTGGACGACGTGGACGGCGCCGGCCTCGGCCAGGACGGCCAGTTCGGCACCCTCACCCGCAACGCCGTCGTGCACTTCCAGAGCGAGCACGGCCTGAGCGCGGACGGCGTCGTCGGCCCGAACACCGGTGCCGCCGTCAAGAACGCCGTCAGCCAGGCGTACTACGCCGCCCACCGCGCCAACGACCCCTCCCAGGTGGAGCTCGGCAACTGGACCTCCACCTGCGGCGGTCAGCTGCCGGGCTGA
- a CDS encoding alpha/beta hydrolase — MATEVVVREGLTYGPSGKLLDVYQPAGASEPVPAVLLWHGRGPDERDVLAPVARAAAERGVVVLVPDWRPDAPDGGRAHLRESADFVRRNVTGLGGDPERIVLAGWSLGGKAAVGVALNPEAFGGWRPRAAVGIAGAYGTAAPSTGTVPIEDLQNSGSLPAVPVWLVHGTADPAVDVERSRELHTALIGHGRPASLDEVATDHAGVIMTEFVPERQRCLPSTAGHAVEAGARTADVLARAAGTTVPGPTSRR; from the coding sequence GTGGCCACGGAGGTCGTCGTCAGGGAGGGGCTCACGTACGGGCCCAGTGGCAAGCTCCTGGACGTGTATCAGCCCGCCGGCGCGTCGGAGCCGGTGCCCGCGGTGCTGCTCTGGCACGGCCGGGGCCCCGACGAACGGGACGTCCTCGCGCCGGTCGCCCGCGCGGCGGCGGAGCGGGGCGTCGTCGTACTGGTGCCGGACTGGCGCCCCGACGCCCCGGACGGCGGCCGGGCGCACCTGCGGGAGTCGGCCGACTTCGTACGACGGAACGTGACCGGTCTCGGCGGGGACCCGGAGCGGATCGTGCTCGCCGGCTGGTCCCTCGGCGGCAAGGCGGCGGTGGGCGTCGCGCTGAACCCCGAGGCGTTCGGCGGCTGGCGGCCGCGAGCCGCCGTAGGGATCGCGGGCGCGTACGGTACGGCCGCCCCGAGCACCGGAACCGTCCCGATCGAGGACCTCCAGAACAGCGGCTCGCTGCCGGCCGTACCGGTGTGGCTGGTGCACGGCACCGCCGACCCGGCGGTGGACGTCGAGCGCTCGCGCGAGCTGCACACGGCACTGATCGGACACGGCCGGCCGGCGTCCCTCGACGAGGTCGCGACCGATCACGCCGGGGTCATCATGACCGAGTTCGTGCCCGAGCGGCAGCGCTGCCTGCCGAGCACCGCCGGCCACGCCGTCGAGGCAGGAGCGCGGACCGCCGACGTACTGGCCCGCGCCGCCGGAACCACCGTCCCGGGCCCGACCTCCAGACGGTGA